A stretch of DNA from Cottoperca gobio chromosome 18, fCotGob3.1, whole genome shotgun sequence:
cacctacgactgctgcacctaccactgttgctcctaccactgttgcaccaacaacagtagcaccggTCACTGcttcacctaccactgctgcaccaacaacagtagcacctacgactgctgcacctactacCGTTGCACCAACAAGAGTAGCACCTACGattgctgcacctaccactgttgctcctaccactattgcaccaacaacagcagcacctacgactgctgcacctaccactgtttcaccaacaacagtagcaccaacaacagtagcacctacgactgctgcacctaccactgttgcaccaacaacagtagcacctacgactgctgcacctaccactgttgctcccaccactgttgcaccaacaacagtaggaCCTACGACTGCTgtacctaccactgttgctcctaccactattgaaccaacaacagtagcacttaccactgctgcacctaccactgttgcttctaccactgttgcaccaacaacagtagcaccgaccactgctgcacctaccactgttgcaccaacaacagcagcaccgaccactgctgcacctaccactgttgcaccaacaacagcagcacctacgactgctgcccctaccactgttgcaccaacaacagtagcacctaccactgtttcacctaccactgttgctcccaccactgttgcaccaacaacagtagcacctacgactgctgcacctaccactgttgttcctaccactatTGCGgaaacaacagtagcacctacgactgctgcacctaccactgttgctcctaccactgttgcaccaacaactgtagcaccgaccactgctgcacctaccacagttgcaccaacaacagtagcacctaccactgttgcacctaccactattgcacaaacaacagtagcacctacgactgctgcacctactactgttgcaccaacaacagtagcacctacgactgctgcacctaccactgttgctcctaccactattgcggaaacaacagtagcacctacgactgctgcacctaccactgttgctcctaccactgttgcaccaacaactgtagcaccgaccactgctgcacctaccacagttgcaccaacaacagtagcacctaccactgttgctcctaccactgttgcaccaacaacagtagcaccgaccactgctgcacctaccactgctgcacctaccactgttgctcccaccactgttgcaccaacaacagtagcacctacgactgctgcacctaccactgttgttcctaccactgttgcaccaacaacagtagcacctaccactgttgcaccaacaacagtagcacctatgactgctgcaactaccactgttgcaccaacaacagtagcacctacgattgctgcacctaccactgttgctcctattactattgcaccaacaacagtagcacctacgactgctgcacctaccactgttgctcttaccactattgcaccaacaacagtagcacctacgactgctgcacctagtactgttgcaccaacaacagtagcacctatgactgctgcacctaccactgtttttcccaccactgttgcaccaacaacagtagcacctacgactgctgcacctaccactgttgcaccaacaacagtagcacctacgactatagaacctaccactgctgcacctaccactgttgcaccaacaacagtagcacctacaacagtagcaccaacaacagtagcaccgaccactgctgcacctaccactgttgcaccaacaacagtagcacctacgactgctgcacctaccactgttgctcctaccactgttgcaccaacaacagtagcaccgcccactgctgcacctaccactgttgcaccaacaacagtagaacctaccactgttgcacctaccaatATTataccaacaacagtagcacctacgactgctgcacctactactgttgcaccaacaacagtagcacctacgactgctgcacctaccactgttgctcccaccactgttgcaccaacaacagtagcacctacgactgctgcacctaccactgttgcaccaacaacagtagcacctacgactgcagaacctaccactgctgcacctaccactgttgcaccaacaacagtagcacctacaacagtagcacctacgactgctgcacttaccaccgctgcaccaacaacagtagcacctacgactgctgcacctatgactgttgcacctaccgctgttgcaccaacaacagtcgcacctacgactgctgcacctatcACTGtcgcaccaacaacagtagcacctacgactgttgcacctactacttttgcaccaacaacagtagcacctacgagtgctgcacctaccactattgcaccaacaacagtagcacctacaactgctgcacctacgactgctgcacctacaaccaCGTTGGCCCCTGAACCTACTTATAGTCTCACAGCAAACTTGCTCGAAGTCACTTTTACAGCTGGCTTGAATGACACCAATAGCACCGAATACCAACGACTTGAACAACAAGTTATAGAAACGGTGaattaatcttttttatttttgttaaattctCTTTCCTGAAAAGTTtaattttcagacatttttctTAAAAGTTACTAAAGTTCTTTcaattttgctttctttttgcaGTGTGATACAATATACAGAGCCGAATTTCCGAATACATTTACCCGCTGCATTTTGAAAGATTTCAGGTAAAAACAGTGTTCTAAATGTCGTTCTCTGATTTAACCTTTTATGCAGGATCTTGGTCTTGAATTTGTTATCTTTCAATGTTGATACTGCCACAGGTAAAACAGATAACACAAGGTAACAGAATCAtcctatttatttaattaatatttatttccatttggTTCTATGATACAGTCCCATACCCATATTACGGGTGACCGGAGTTCAAGCAAATATGGAAGTTGTGTTCGATAGTACTACTCCTACTGCAGAGCTCCCTAACAATGACCTCATCGCTGACACCTTAGTAAATGCTGTGAATGATTCCAACAATAGCTTCAACGTGAGCATAAATCCTGCCTCAGTCCGTGTAATTGGtaagtaaacacaacacaattttTCACTCTAATCAGTTTGCAtattatttggaaaatgtttttaaataagtttGCTAAAAAATTATGTTGCTACACAGGAAATTGAAGTAAAGACAAGATTTATAAAGACAACTTTAAGCATTTTCAGTGTTCTACAGCTTGTCCTGTAAAGAAATTGTTATTCACTGTAAGAATTTACATCAGCAACTTCAGAACTAGATAAGATgctaaaaaagtatttttgttagTCCTTTATGATTGTTTTTAGGTCTGTGAATCCGGCACTAAAGTCAGTTGTAAATAATTCCTTTTGGTTTGGGCACCAATACTTATTTacatgttatttaaatatatgttttacagCAAGTACAGTTACAGCTATAACTACAACGGCCGCACCAACGACTGCAGCACCTACGACTGCAGCACCTACGACCGCTGCTCCTACGACCGCTGCACCTACGACCGCTGCACCTACGATTGCTGCACCTACTactgctgcacctacgactgctgctgCAACGACTGCCGCACCTACTACTATAGCACTCATAACATCCAGAGTGACTTTCAGATCGGTTGAATCCACATTTACAAGTGACTTGCTAAATCCATCTTCTGAGGCTTTTAAAGCACGAGCTACAATGATAAATGAACAGGTAAGTTTTACCCTTAGAATAAAATATGCTGGTACACcttctgaattattttattagaaAACTAAAGCACCCCCTCAAAGGACTTAACACCCACTTGACAGTTTACATACTTTGTATAAAATATCTCATATACAGTTTAGTATTCCAAGccaaaggtaaaaagtaaaaacagtttcaatacaacctgtttgtgtttctgcagcttacACCTGTTTTCCAAACGACATTCCCTTCCACCTTCAAGTCATTGGAAGTAGTGTCATTCAGGTAATTTGTTAAGACAATTACAATTTAAGAATAATGGCCTAAATCTGGTAgttcaaacaatattttttgtttctccttctccagtAACGGATCAGTCTTCACAACTATGGACCTTAGCTTTGTAAGCACAAATGTTCCTAACACAACTCAGATTGCGAACACTTTAATAAACGCAGCTTCAAGCGTCGTCGGCTTTGACATTGAAGGCAGCTCCATCGACGTTAATGGCATATGTAAGTATGAGTGCTACTTGAtccaacatttcaaaagttgcacaattgtttgtttaactaatgatttgtttacttttctttgcatttacagCTTCAAGTGGAGTAGTAAGCCACAAGATCAGTCTCGTCACCGCATCCTGCCTGGTACTGTTGTCATGGTTACTGTCAAGCCAGCAATAGCATCAGTGCTGTTTTCCAGTTTAAAACAGATCATGAGTGCCATCACTGGTATGAAAAATGAATTTGTTGTCGGTAAAAATCCAAGATTCTTGTAGTTGAAGTCTTGTACGGCATCAGAtgaacttatttttttatttaactttgtatTGACCTGGCACATAAATGAAAGTGGATCAGGTATGTCTGTCGAACTAAACCCGTTTCTGCGTGGGAATGTCCAGGATCCTTGGGTGGACAGAATGACACAGCCAACTTTAAGCACCTGGTCCAATCAATCACCACTTGAATAATAAGCCAAACAACATAACATTAAGCCCTGGCATCTGGGATGTcagataataatatactatatatatatactagttaCAGGTATTAATGTTATCTTGTTTTGTCGTACCAAACAAGTAAACAACTACAAGTAAACTAGTAAAACCAGCATTTGAATGGAGTTGAGAGCAtattgtaaatggtaaatggaaaTCCAGAAGGCTGTGCCTTGGGACTCAGTATCTTGCCGAATGACATGTGGACAGTTGGATCCTGGATTGAACCACTGATCTTCCAAACCTCTCTAccattagatatatatatatatatatttatgtaaaaacaatgcactgtaaaaaaaaatatttatataaagtgtattcATGTAATCATGTATAACCATATTCTGTGAGATTTCCTGTAGTTTGTACAACTTCTGTCACAAACCTTACAATGATCAGAATACAAAATctttgaagaaattaaattgtctcgtgtgatgtttttgtcacgattctgtctgtgtgtttcctgttttagttACTAAACTGCATCAGGTATATCTTGTCTGGAGTACAATTGTTGCAAATATTTGTACTGTATGGTCATGTTCCAGATTTTAATCATCATGTTTATATTGATAAATCAAATGATTACTGACTTCTTTCTGAAATATGGAAACCTACAACCTGCTTTGAATGTGACACAAAGggttgaactcaaaagcaacaactcaagacaacgtttcaaaaataaaaaggtctttactcaagatcgttcaagtacaacaaaaaatcatTCAATGAGGAAAAAGCGTAGAAGAAAGGAATTGCAAACAACatgaacaggaagtgcaatgacagacagtgcagcaTATTGTACAGTTTTAGAATATAGCATCAAAACGGAtctgtcatttttaattatctaacctttatttaaccaggagagACATCTTGCGACAAAGAATCACTTATATAAGGCTGACCGGGTCAAGACAGGCAGTTGCACAATTACAATTAGATtgttacagacagaaaacacataaaaggaGTCTGATATTAAAAGGAACCATACATTTAGCAAAGGGATAATAATCAGTTTTGTGACCaggtgtatttaaaaacattaacatcttaaagaatctgcCTGTTGTTCTCACATGTTGGATTTAAAAGCGTTCAACTAGATTAAATCATTGAGTTTCTGTAACGTCCcatcatgtgtgttaatgtatttatattatgtttcatgtttaatttagAGTCCATGTTTCATCtcgtctcattgttcacttgttaattTATAGTCACTCATGTCTAttctcgtcatgcactgtctgtcattgcacttcctgtttgattgttgccacctctTTCTCATtaccgtgtgtttgtgtgtgtgtgtgtgtgtgtgtgtgtgtgtgtgtgtgtgtgtgtgtgtgggtgtgtgtgtgtgtgtgtgtgtgtgtgtgtgtgtatatatatatatatatatatatataaatatattataaatataaattaataaaatctatggttaacagaagaggagttatacatcaatacctaattaaaataaacaccaccgatacaaaagtgcaactaaatcgaaaaattaaatgtgggctcttaaacatcagatctttagcatagaaagctggattggtaaatgatttaatatcagataataagattgatttattttgtctcactgaaacctggctgagacatgaagaatatgtcagtctaaatgaatccactccgcctggtcatattaatactcacattcctagAGGCATTggcagaggaggtggagttgcggccatatttgactcaaacctcttgatcaatcctaattctaaactaaactataactcttttgaaagccttgttcttacgctgtcaaacccaacatggaaaacaataaagccagttttatttgttactgtataCCGCcatcctggtccgtattctgaatttatatctgaattctcagagtTTTTATCAAGTtcagtccttaaaacagataaagtaatttttGTAAGTGACTTTAGTATttatgtggatgttgatagtgacagccttaataatgcatgtatctcaatattagattcaattgggttcagtcagaatgtacatgaaccaactcactgtttaaaccacactctggaccttgttctgggatatggtgttgaaattgaaagattattagtgtgtccacattttaataatttttgaagtcctgttactggactacaagccagtaggcaaaatatcctacgctcgatgtctatctgaaagtgctgtgacaaAATTTCAAATATCATTTAGAGGGTGTATGGCTTTCCTATGTATATTGGCAAGAAAGTGGCTACTGAGCATTACAAACAAGTGCTCATGATCTCATCATGAATCAAAAGTActcaattcaaaacattttgaaacaaaatgacaacaattaaGTCGTTTTTGAACAATTCTTAGTCTgccccctcacctgagaccgaTTTACCACcagcacaaggctccagacaacacaggttcgtagggacacacaaacctctccaccacgataactGTTGCACCAATAACATTAGCACCTATGAATGCTGcatctaccactgctgcacctaccccTGTTgcatcaacaacagcagcacttaTGACTGCTGTacctacgactgttgcacctaccactgttgcaccatcaACGGCAGCAGCTACGACTGCTACaactacgactgctgcacctccCACTGCTGCACCGACAACAGCAGCAATTACAACTGCTGCATATACTGCtgctgcacctacgactgctgcacctacaactttTGTACCAACAACAGAAGCACTTACAACAGCAACACCTACGACTGAATCACCTTAAAATTCTGCACCAACAACATCAGCACCTACGACTGATGCacctacgactgttgcacctacgactgctgcatttaccactgctgcacctaccactgttgcacaaacaacagtagcacctacgactgttgcacctaccactgttgctcctaccactgttgcaccaacaacagtagcacctatgactgctgcacctaccactgttgcaccaacaacaatagcacctaccactgctgcacctaccactgctccacctaccactattgcaccaacaaaagtagcacctacgactgttgcacctaccactgttgctcctaccactgttgcaccaacaacagtagaacctacaactgctgcacctaccactgttgcagcaacaacagtagcacctaccactgttgctcctaccactgttgcaccaacaacagtagcacctacgactgctgcacctactactgttgcacctaccactgttgcaccaacaacagtagcacctacaactgcttcACCTACCACTGCGGCACCTaccactgtagcaccaacaacagtagcacctacgactgctgcaactaccactgttgctcctaccactgttgcaccaacaacagcagcacctacgactgctgcacctaccactgttgcaccaacaacattcGCACCTACGActactgcacctaccactgttgctcctaccactgttgcaccaacaacagtagcacctacgactgctgcacctaccactgttgcacctactactgttgcaccaacaacagtagcacctacgactgctgcacctaccactgttgcacctaccactgttgcaccaacaacagtagcatctacgactgttgcacctaccactattGCTCCTTCCACTGTTGAACCAagaacagtagcacctacgactgctgcacctaccactgttgcaccaacaacagtagcatctaccactgctgcacctaccactgctatacctaccactattgcaccaacaacagtagcacctacgactgctgcacctaccactgttgcacctaccactgttgcaccaacaacagtagcacctacaactgcttcACCTACCACTGCGGCACCTACCACtcttgcaccaacaacagtagcacctaccactgttgctcctaccactgtggctccaacaacagtagcacctacgactgctgcacctaccactgttgcaccaacaacagtagcacctacgactgttgcacctaccactgttgctccttcCACTGTtgaaccaacaacagtagcacctacgactgctgcacctaccaatgttgctcctaccactgttgcaccaacaacagtagcacctacgactgctgcacctacaactgctgcacctaccactgttgcaccaacaacagtagcacctacgactgcttcacctaccactgttgcaccaacaacagttgcacctaccactgctgcacctaccactattgcacctaccactgttgcaccaacaacattagcacctacgactgctggacctaccactgttgcaccaacaacattaacacctaccactgctgaacctaccactgctgcacctaccactgttgctcctaccactgttgcaccaacaacagtagcacctacgactgctgcacctaccactgttgcaccaacaacattagcacctaccactgctgcacctaccactgttgcacctaccactcttgcacctactactgttgcacctaccactgttgcaccaacaacaatagcacctacgactgctggacctaccactgttgcaccaacaacagtagcacctaccactgctgcacctaccactgttgcacctactactgttgcaccaataacagtagcacctaccactgctgcacctaccactgttgcaccaacaacaatagcacctacgactgctgcacctactactGCTCCACCAACAACAGtggcacctaccactgctgcaccgaCTACtcttgctcctaccactgttgcaccgaCACTCATAACAACCAGAGTGACTTTCAGATCGGTTCAATCCACATTTACAAGTGAATTACTAAATCCATCTTCTGCGGCTTTTAAAGCACGAGCTACAATGATAAATGACCAGGTAAATTTTACTCTTAGATTAAAATATGCTGGTACACcttctgaattattttattatagaaCTAAAGCACCCCTCAAAGGACTTAACACCCACTTGACAGTTTACATACTTTGTATAGAATATCTCATATACAGTTTTGTATTCCAAGCCaaaggtaaaagtaaaaacagtttcaatacaacctgtttgtgtttctgcagcttacACCTGTTTTCCAAACGGCATTCCCTTCCACCTTCAAGTCATTGGAAGTAGTGTCATTCAGGTAATTTGTTAAGACAATTACAATTCAAGAATAATGGCCTAAATCTGGTAgttcaaattatattttttgtttctccttctccagaAACGGATCAGTCATCACAACTATGGAACTTCGCTTTGTAAGCGCAAATGTTCCTAATACAACTCAAATTGAGAACACTTTAATAAACGCAGCTTCAAACGTCGTCGGCTTTGACATTGAAAGCAGCTCCATCAATGTGAATGGCATATGTAAGTATGAGTGCTACTTGATCCAAAATTTCAAAAGTTGCACAATTGTTTGTTTAACTAAtgatttgtttacttttctctgcaTTTACAGCTTCAAGTGGAGTAAGCCACAAGATCAGTCTCGTCACCGCATCCTGCCTGGTACTGTTGTCATGGTTACTGTCAAGCCAGCAATAGCATCaatgttgttttccatttgaaaaCAGATCATGAGTGCCATCACTGGTATGAAAAAGGAATTTGTTGTCAGTAAAAATCCAAGATTCTTGTAGTTGAAGTCTTGTACGGCATCAgattaacttatttttttatttaactttgcaTTGACCAGGCACATAAATGAAAGTGGATCAGGTATGTCTGTCGAACTAAACCCGTTTCTGCGTGGGAATGTCCAGGATCCTTGGGTGGACAGAATGACACAGCCAACTTTAAGCACCTGGTCCAATCAATCACCACTTGAATAATAAGCCAAACAACATAACATTAAGCCCTGGCATCTGGGATGTcagataataatatactatatatatatatatactagttaCAGGTATTAATGTTATCTTGTTTTGTCGTACCAAACAAGTAAACAACTACAAGTAAACTAGTAAAACCAGCATTTGAATGGAGTTGAGAGCATattttaaatggtaaatggaaaCCCAGAAGGATGTTCCTTTGGACTCAGTATCATGCCGAATGACATGTGGACAGTTGGATCCGGGGATTGAACCACTGATCTTCCAATTAGTGGACAAACtatagcattatatatataaaaaaaaatatttatataaagtgtattcATGTAATCATGCATAACCATATTCTGTGAGATTTCCTGTAGTTTGTACAACTTCTGTCACAAACCTTACAATGATCAGAATACAAAATctttgaagaaattaaattgtCTCGTGTGATGTTTTCGTCATGATTCTggctgtgtgtttcctgttttagttACTAAACTGCATCAGGTATATCTTGTCTGGAGTACAATTGTTGCAAATATTTGTACTTTAAGGTCATGTTCCAGATTTTCAtcattatgtttatatgtatgagTCAAATGGTTACTGACTTCTTTCTGAAATATGGAAACCTACAACCTGCTTTGAATGTGACACAAAGggttgaactcaaaagcaacaactcaagacaacgtttcaaaaataaaaaggtcaagATCGttcaagtacaacaaaaaagCACTCAAtaaggaaaaagaaaggaattgcaaacaacatgaacaggaagtgcaatgacagacagtgcagcaTATTGTACAGTTTTAGAATATAGCATCAAAACTGATCtgtaatatttaattatctaacctttatttaaccaggagagACACCTTGCGACAAAGAATCACTTATATAAGGGCGACCGGGTCAAGACAGGCAGTTGCACAAATACAATTAGATtgttacagacagaaaacacataaaaggaGTCTGATATTAAAAGGAACCATACATTTAGCAAAGGGATAATAATCAGTTTCATGACCaggtgtatttaaaaacattaacatcttaaagaatctgcCTCTAGTTCTCTCATGTTGGATTTAAAAGCGTTCAACTAGAGTAAATCATTGAGTTTCTGTAATGTCCcgtcatgtgtgtatgtgtgtgtatttatattatgtttccatgtttgctcttgtctcattgttcacttgttaagttatagtcactcatgtctagtctcgtcatgcacttcctgtttgattgttgctaCCTCTTTCCCATTaccgtgtgtgcgtgtgtgtgtgtgtgtgtgtgtgtgtgtgtgtgtgtctgtgtgtgtgtctgtgtgtgtatatatatatatatatatatatatataaatatattatgaatataaattaataaaatctatggttaacagaagagg
This window harbors:
- the LOC115023913 gene encoding salivary glue protein Sgs-3-like, which gives rise to MEVVFDSTTPTAELPNNDLIADTLVNAVNDSNNSFNVSINPASVRVIASTVTAITTTAAPTTAAPTTAAPTTAAPTTAAPTTAAPTIAAPTTAAPTTAAATTAAPTTIALITSRVTFRSVESTFTSDLLNPSSEAFKARATMINEQLTPVFQTTFPSTFKSLEVVSFSNGSVFTTMDLSFVSTNVPNTTQIANTLINAASSVVGFDIEGSSIDVNGISSSGVVSHKISLVTASCLVLLSWLLSSQQ